ATCTCCATGCGAAAAAGGATGAGCCGATATTAATTCAATGTGCGCTCATGCACTACCAATTTGAAGCTATCCATCCTTTTCTCGATGGTAATGGCCGAACTGGAAGGCTTTTAATTACATTTTTCCTTTGTGAAAAAGGTTGTTTAACCCAGCCTCTTCTTTATCTATCATCATTTTTTGAGAAGTATAGAAATGATTATTACTCAAGGCTTCTTTATGTCAGCAAGAAAGGCGAATGGGAAGAATGGATTAAGTTCTTTTTGCGCGGGGTTGCAATTCAATCAAAAGAAGCCATAGCTGATTCTAAAAAAATACTGGAATTGCATGGTGAATACCTTAAAATACTTGAAACTGCCGGCAAAATTCCTGATACTGCTTATCGATTGATTGATGAAATATTTTCAAATCCTGTTATTTCTATTTACAGATTGAGTAAAAAATGGGATTTACCATATAATTCAGTAAAAAGAGGCGTAATGAAACTTGTCAAAATCGGTGTTCTTGAGGAAAAGACTGAAAGGAAAAGGAAAAAGCTTTATATTGCTCCAAAAATGATGAATCTTTTAACTGGATCTGAAAAACAGACACATTAAATCCATTATTCATCTTTCTCTTTTTCCAGCCCAGATCTATCTTTTTTTCGAACCTCTCCCCATATCATTGTGTAAAAATCCATTCTGATAAATTTGTGATAAAACATATCATCAATCCCCTTCAGATTTTTCAGGGATTTGGCAAGAGAGCGAGGAAAAAAGAAGGAACTGTTTGAGAGCTAGGCTCGAGTTTGTTGCTTCTCCGAAGCGAGC
This genomic window from Nitrospinota bacterium contains:
- a CDS encoding Fic family protein, with protein sequence MNFKDFKDSSSGKCIKTLEGYWAFVPNPLPPRIKFDKNIISLLSEADRLLGELSGTGRVLPNPYLLISPYIKREAVSSSRIEGTLASLDDLFFFEAEEPKEPKVPDVREVKNYVEAMNHGVELLKKLPVSARLICEIHKVLMEGVRGKHATPGEIRRSQNWIGPPGCSLDEAIYVPPPIEEMKKALSDWEKYLHAKKDEPILIQCALMHYQFEAIHPFLDGNGRTGRLLITFFLCEKGCLTQPLLYLSSFFEKYRNDYYSRLLYVSKKGEWEEWIKFFLRGVAIQSKEAIADSKKILELHGEYLKILETAGKIPDTAYRLIDEIFSNPVISIYRLSKKWDLPYNSVKRGVMKLVKIGVLEEKTERKRKKLYIAPKMMNLLTGSEKQTH